Within the Rhodomicrobium lacus genome, the region CCTGTCCCGAAGCCCTTGTCGAGCGCGATCCGCATCGCGTCGCTCATGGTGCGCCCGCTTTCACCCCCACTCATTGCGCACCTCCCTGAGCTGCTGCCGCAAGCTCCTTCACCTCGCGCCACAGCGCGGCCATCTCGGCTTGCGCCTTCGCATTCAGTTCGGGCCCGGTCTTGCCGTGGATCGGCGCTTCCATGAAGCAGCGGTCGAACATGATCTTCGTCTTGAAAACCGTTCCGAACGCCGACAGCGCCGCCTCGGTCTGCTGTGCGAGATCATCGACGCTCTTGTGATAGCCGACTATGACGAAGCCGAACGGCTTCCCATGCTCGCGGCACAGATCGGACACCTGCCGTGCTCCCATCGCGTCGAAGAAACTCGTCCGCGTCGGGATCACCACCGCATCGGCGATTTTGATCGCCTCTTCGATGAGAGCGAGGTCGTAGGGCGAGGTGTCGATGAAGATCCAGTCGAAGATCGCCGCATAGCGCTGCACGTCGTCGGCGAGTGCGCCCTCGCGGGACATGAGATAGGGAGCAGCCGGCTCGCCGCGCAGCGCCCACCACTGGCTCAAAGAGCCAAGCGTCTCGTCGAGATCGACGATGCCGACGCGGCGCGTTTCCTGCGTGGCAAGCACCGACAGTGCGGACACGAGCATGCTTTTGCCGACGCCTCCCTTTGTCGATGCGATCGTGATCGTCGTCATGGGTCCTTCCGGATCACCCGCGTTCACCGCAGATTGCACTATTGCATCTGCTAGCAGATTTGATGCCTCTTGACCAGCGCGGGTCTTGCTCGACGACGGGTCTTGACGTTGAAAGATCGAGTTGGAATCGGGGTTTCCGTGGCTTCTCGCCCTCCGCCGAGGTCGTCACCCGAAAAATTAGGTGCTAGACAAGAAAGTGCTTTGCGCGTTCAGAGTGAACGCTATAATGCGGTTGATAGCAAATTCTATGCTAGCTACTAACGACGCATCACTCGGGGGCACCCATGTCTCGGATCGGCGATGTTGCATCACCACTGGCGCTTCGAGCCAGCCAGGCAGCGGCGAGGCTCGGCGTGAGCGAAAGCCAACTGCGCCAATGGGTGCATGAAGGCAAGGTGCACAGACCATATCGTCTCCGCAAAAACGTGGTTCTCTTCGACGCGGCGACCCTCGCGACCGATTGAGACCGGATGAAGGAAGAGGCGGAAGGCATTACGTCGGACCCTGCGCCGGAAATCGAACGCAATCCGTGGGATGAGGCGCTCGTATAAGGTGCCGGGAGCGGGAAACAGGGGATGTATTTCGAGGTTAGATAATTATGGCCTTTGTGAAATTCAGGTACATCACGCGGGATCGCGATCGACACGGCACCGTGCGCTTTTACTTTCGCCGCCCCGGAAAGCCGAAAATCCGGCTTCGCGGGTTGCCCGGCTCGGAAGAGTTTCTGGCGGCGTACAAGGCTGCTCTTGGGGAGCAAGGACCCGTCTCCAAGGCCGAGAAGAGTTTCGAGTGGCTGTGCGAGCGCTACTATAAATCGGTCGCTTTCCAATCGCTCGAGGACTACACCAAGCGACGCAAGCGCACAGCCCTCATCGAAATCTGCGCCATCATTGGCGGCAACGGCCAGAAACTCGGGGACGCCCCCTTCGCCGCCATGAAGAGAGTTCATGTCCGCAAGCTTCGGGATATGAAGGCCGATCTCCCGGAGGCGGCGAATTTCCGCCTTAAGCAGCTTTCGGCCTTGTTCGCCTGGGCGCTGAAGAACGATCTCGTCGCGACCAACCCGGCTGAAAAGGTGGAAAAGCTGAAAAGCGGGTCGGACGGCTTTTACACCTGGACCGACGACGATGTGGACGCCTTCGAGGCGCATTGGCCCGTTGGCTCGAAGCCACGGCTCGCAATGGCGATCATGCTTTATCTTGGCGTGCGCCGCTCGGATGCCGTGCGGATTGGCAAAAAGCACGAGAGCAGGGATGGATTGTTTGTCACCTTCTCTCAGTTCAAGGGCCGGAAGAACGGCGCAAAAGTTCTGACGTTGCCGATCCTGCTGCCGCTGCGCGCCGTCCTCGATGCGAGCGCGCTTGGGGCCGAGACGTGGCTTGAAACGGCCTACGGGAAGCCGCACAGCGCAGCGGGCTTTGGCAACATTTTTCGTGAGTGGTGCAGAGAGGCAGGACTGCCGCAATGCTCGCCGCATGGGCTGAGGAAGATTGGCGCGGTACGCGCGGCCGAAGCCGGCGCAAGCGAGCATGAGTTGATGGCGATGTTCGGCTGGGACGACGCCAATATGGCGCGCATTTACACCCGCAAGGCCGCGCAAAAGAAGCTCGCGGCAAGCGGCGCGGCCAAGCTCAGCCTGGAGAGCATTGTCCCACCCTCTGTCTCACCAGAAAGAAAGGGTAACGAAATCAATGACTTGAAGAGGTATTGGCGCCCCGTAGGAGAATCGAACTCCTGTTTCAGCCGTGAGAGGGCCGCGTCCTGACCGCTAGACGAACGGGGCGAGCGAGCGCTTACATTAGAGTGCGCCGCGTCAGCGATCAAGCGCTAAAACAGAAGACGCACACCGAAACTTGTGCAGCTGGAAGCGGTCGGCTCGCCGCTGGAGATTGGCACTTTGACAATTCGTCGCCCGGCTTGATGGCTGTTTGGAATTCCGAAGCTTGCATGCCAGCTCGCGAACGAATGTCCGAGCTTAGGCCAGGCATCGGTTCGGTCGGATACGCAACGACCGGTTATGTTCACGAACGAAGGAATAGCGCCGGCTGAAAGCCCGACCTCAGGGCGTAAATGGCCGCGAGCTGTATCTTATCGGCGAGGGACTTGAAACCTGCCGCGCTCAATCCCATTTAGCGGGTCCAGTACGACAATCGTGTCGCTTCCCTCCCCCTTGTAGTGCAGAATGATTGATCCGTTATCGGCGGATACGCTCTTGAGTTCGCCCTGCCCGAAAGCGAGCGTTTGGGCGTAGGGCGTGGTCGTGATCGAGGCCGGGTTCGCGGCAATGGATTTGGTGGCCGATGCCGGGCTGGAGCTGAGTTTAGCTGCTTGCCGCGCCACACCGTAAACGAGCGCGATGATGCCGGCGATCAGCAAGGTCGTCATGATCGTGACGGCGATCTTGAGCATGCGGACGCGTTCGGGTGTCCAGGGGCCGGGGACCGGGCTTTGAGCGTTTGTCATGGGGTAGCGGATCCAGTCCGGGTACGGCGTTCAAGAGGGGCAGCAGACGGTTTGATGACGAGCGACGATTTTTCTCCCGCCCGGCACGAAGCTTCCGAAGACGATGCCGGCGTGCGCCTCGATCGTTTCCTCGCAAGCCGGATAGAGACACAAAGCCGGGCACGCCTGCAAGATCTTATTCGCGCGGGACACGTGTTGCGCCTTGCTGCCGGGCACGGGGCGGAGCCCTCGACCGATCCAAGTGCGAAGGTCCGTCCTGGCGACACGTTCCAGGTCACGACGCCGCCCGCTGAGGATTACGCCGTCGAGGGCGAGGCCATCGACCTCGATGTCGTTTACGAGGACGCCAGCCTGATCGTGATCGATAAGCCGGCGGGCCTCGTTGTGCATCCGGGTGCGGGCAATCCCAACGGCACGCTCGTCAACGCGCTGATCGCGCATTGCGGCGACAGTCTTTCAGGCATTGGCGGTGTCACGCGGCCCGGGATCGTGCATCGGCTCGACAAGAACACGAGCGGGCTGATGGTCGTCGCCAAAACCGACAGGGCTCATCGCAGCCTTGCGGCGCAGTTCGCCGATCACGGCAGGACGGGCGCGCTCCGCCGCGAATATCTGGCGCTGGTGTGGGGCGAGCCGCAGCCGAGATCCGGGCGAATCGAGGCGCAGATCGCTCGTCATCCGGGATCGCGCGTCAAGATGACGGTCGTCCGCAACGGTGGACGCGAGGCCGCCACGGTTTATGCGACCGAGCGCGTCTTCCGGATTGGAAAACGGGAAAGCCAAAGCGCCGCAGCAACCGGAAAAGGGAACAATCCGGCTGCCTTGAGTGTCCTTAGCTGCAAGCTTGAAACCGGTCGCACTCATCAGGTGCGGGTTCATCTCGCACATATCGGCGTCCCGTTGGTAGGGGATTCCGTTTACGGGTCTGGGTTTAGAACAAAAGCACTCGCCCTTCCGGGGGAAGCGGCAAGACAGTTTGCGTGTGCCGAAAGACAGGCGCTCCATGCTGCTGGCTTAAGGTTCGAACATCCTTTGTCGCGGAAGGTTCTATCTTTCGAGAGCCCGCTGCCCGAAGACATCGCGCAATTGTGTAATGCTCTTGAAAGGTTCGATGCAAAACTGTCCAAGAATTAAGATGAAGTCGGAAAGCGGTGAGCGTAAGGTGAGATCAATCGTTCCGGAAACGCGAACGAGTTCTCCAACGGCAGCGGTTCATCCGATGCGGAGGGTTTGAAGCATGAGTTCATTGCCGTCAGTCGCCGCAAGCGGTGGTCTCGCCCGGTATCTCGAAGAGATCCGGCGTTTTCCGATGCTTGAGCCTCAGCAAGAATACATGCTCGCCAAACGTTGGCAAGAGCATGAAGATGCAAAGGCAGCGCAGAAGCTTGTGACGTCGCACCTTCGCCTTGTGGCTCGTATCGCCATGGGCTACCGCGGCTATGGCCTGCCGATCGGTGAGGTCATTTCCGAAGGGAATGTGGGCCTCATGCAGGCCGTCAAACGCTTCGATCCCGACAAGGGCTTCCGCCTTGCCACCTATGCTATGTGGTGGATACGCGCCGCCATTCAAGAATATATTCTGCGCTCCTGGAGCCTCGTGAAGATGGGCACCACGGCGAGCCAGAAGAAGCTTTTCTTCAACCTGCGCAAGGCGAAGAGCCAGTTGCAGGCGCTGGAGGAAGGCGATCTGCGCCCCGATCAGGTCAAGACCATCGCGACCAACCTCGGCGTACCGGAAGAGGACGTGGTGTCGATGAACCGTCGCCTTGGCGGCGACGCGTCGCTGAATGCTCCGCTTCGTGCCGACTCGGAAAGCGGTGAGTGGCAGGACTGGCTCGTCGATGAAGGCCCGGATCAGGAGACGCAACTCGCCGAAAGCGAGGAGATGAGCCGTCGCCGTGAATATCTCAAAGCGGCGATGGAAGGCCTGAACGAGCGCGAACGCCGCATTTTCACGGCGCGCCGCCTTGCTGACGATCCGCTCACGCTCGAAGAGCTTTCGGCCGAGTTCAACGTCAGCCGTGAGCGAATCCGACAGATCGAGGTGCGCGCTTTCGAGAAGGTGCAGAAGGCGGTTCAGAAGGCCGCTCTCAAGGCGGAAGCGCCACGCAGTCCGGTTTCCGGTGGCGGCATGCCGGCGTTCCAGGCTTCGGCGGCGAATTAATCGCTACGGCTCAAGATGTCGAAAAGCCAGCCCTCGCGCTGGCTTTTTTTGTGTCTCGGTGCGCTTCTTCTCGGCCGGTCGCATTCGTTCGGTGCGCCTCGCTTCGCGGGTGGAAGGCTGCACCGGATAACCTTTTCATTTATTGGCGGCCCCGCTCAAATTGGACATCCCGCATAGACCGAAGATTTCACCCGGTTGTACTACTCAGTGGGTATGGACGCGCCTGGTCGACTGCATTTGAATGGATCGAAACGAGGCTTGGCCTCGAATGGGAGAACGACCATGCCTGCTGCGCCGATCCTGCACCTCGCTTTGCCCGAAGGCATGAAGATCGCTGGCCCGATCGAACGGGGCTACGACCGGGTGCTGACCGCGCCTGCCCTCGAATTCATCGCAGAGCTTCACCGCCGCTTTGAACCCCGGCGGCACGAACTCATGCAGGCGAGAGTCGCCAGACAGGCGGCGTGGGACAGCGGCGCGCTTCCCGATTTCCTGCCGGAGACGAAAAAGATCCGCGAGGTGGACTGGACCATCGCGGCCATCCCGGACGACCTCACCGACCGTCGCGTGGAGATCACCGGGCCAACGACGCGCAAGATGATCGTCAACGCGCTGAATTCGGGCGCGAAAGCGTTCATGGCCGATTGCGAGGACTCGCTGTCGCCCACTTGGGCGAACGTCGTCGAAGGCCAGATCAACCTTGCCGATTACTGGCGCGGC harbors:
- a CDS encoding ParA family protein — protein: MTTITIASTKGGVGKSMLVSALSVLATQETRRVGIVDLDETLGSLSQWWALRGEPAAPYLMSREGALADDVQRYAAIFDWIFIDTSPYDLALIEEAIKIADAVVIPTRTSFFDAMGARQVSDLCREHGKPFGFVIVGYHKSVDDLAQQTEAALSAFGTVFKTKIMFDRCFMEAPIHGKTGPELNAKAQAEMAALWREVKELAAAAQGGAQ
- a CDS encoding MerR family transcriptional regulator; translated protein: MSRIGDVASPLALRASQAAARLGVSESQLRQWVHEGKVHRPYRLRKNVVLFDAATLATD
- a CDS encoding RluA family pseudouridine synthase; its protein translation is MTSDDFSPARHEASEDDAGVRLDRFLASRIETQSRARLQDLIRAGHVLRLAAGHGAEPSTDPSAKVRPGDTFQVTTPPAEDYAVEGEAIDLDVVYEDASLIVIDKPAGLVVHPGAGNPNGTLVNALIAHCGDSLSGIGGVTRPGIVHRLDKNTSGLMVVAKTDRAHRSLAAQFADHGRTGALRREYLALVWGEPQPRSGRIEAQIARHPGSRVKMTVVRNGGREAATVYATERVFRIGKRESQSAAATGKGNNPAALSVLSCKLETGRTHQVRVHLAHIGVPLVGDSVYGSGFRTKALALPGEAARQFACAERQALHAAGLRFEHPLSRKVLSFESPLPEDIAQLCNALERFDAKLSKN
- the rpoH gene encoding RNA polymerase sigma factor RpoH, which gives rise to MSSLPSVAASGGLARYLEEIRRFPMLEPQQEYMLAKRWQEHEDAKAAQKLVTSHLRLVARIAMGYRGYGLPIGEVISEGNVGLMQAVKRFDPDKGFRLATYAMWWIRAAIQEYILRSWSLVKMGTTASQKKLFFNLRKAKSQLQALEEGDLRPDQVKTIATNLGVPEEDVVSMNRRLGGDASLNAPLRADSESGEWQDWLVDEGPDQETQLAESEEMSRRREYLKAAMEGLNERERRIFTARRLADDPLTLEELSAEFNVSRERIRQIEVRAFEKVQKAVQKAALKAEAPRSPVSGGGMPAFQASAAN